The DNA segment CGCAGTGCTGATCGCCAAGCTCGCCACGGGTGAGTTCGCGCAGGGCGATCGCTGGTACCGCGGTCGCACCAAGAACCCCTGGAACATCGAGGAAGGCTCGAGCGGGTCCTCGGCCGGTCCAGGCTCGGCGACCGCCGCCGCGTGCGTCGCGTTCGGCATCGGTACTGAGACGCGTGGCTCGATCGTTTCACCCGCACGGAGGAACGGCTTGAGCGCGCTGCGGCCGACCTTCGGTAGGGTCACGCGTTACGGCGCCATGGTGCTCTCGTGGAGCATGGACAAGACGGGGCCGATGTGCCGTTCCATCGAGGATTGCGCTCTGGTCTTCAACGCGATCCACGGCGCGAGCGAGAAGGACCCGGCGACGATCACGGCGCCTTTCGTGTACGACCGGAGGGTGGACCTGAGCACAGTGCGCATCGGCTTCGACGAGGACGCGCCGGAGTCGTTCCTCGAGAAACTGTCCGACCTCGGCGCCAACCTCAGAGAGATGAGCGAGCTACCGAGCGGCAGAACGGATCAGCTCAGCGCCGAGTCAGCGGCGGCGTTCGACTATCACATCGCCCCCGATGGCGTGGAGCCCGAGCCGCTGCCCGAAGACCTCGAAGCTGCCGAGCGCAGACGCCGCGGTCGATTCCGGCGTGGACGGGACGTACGCGCTCTCGACTACATCAATGGCCAGCGTCGCCGGCTCATCCTCATGAAGGAGATGGCCGAAGCGATGGACGGTTTCGACATGTTCGTGAGCGGCTCCGGGGCGGTCGGTCTCACGAACGATACCGGCCATCCGGCCGTGATCGTGCCGTATGACTTCGGTGTTCGGAATCCCGATGCGGACAGCCCGACGACGATGCCGCTCACG comes from the Gemmatimonadota bacterium genome and includes:
- a CDS encoding amidase, yielding MRTKSTGVDIERRDFLRVAAAAAAAGAIDPVSLAASEPALAAAILQQQQQDPPPVPLGQGEHPAVVFQAYPGGTGSLMEKLWREHGPAMFERTPIDIPAWPGPVPTNEEDVAFLPVHRLSALVRDGHISSVDLTEIYLERIKRYDPVLLCAVSILEDRAREEAQQADADLRRGNWRGPLHGIPYGVKDLFSVTGARTTWGSAEFQDQVIEEDADLVVRLRDAGAVLIAKLATGEFAQGDRWYRGRTKNPWNIEEGSSGSSAGPGSATAAACVAFGIGTETRGSIVSPARRNGLSALRPTFGRVTRYGAMVLSWSMDKTGPMCRSIEDCALVFNAIHGASEKDPATITAPFVYDRRVDLSTVRIGFDEDAPESFLEKLSDLGANLREMSELPSGRTDQLSAESAAAFDYHIAPDGVEPEPLPEDLEAAERRRRGRFRRGRDVRALDYINGQRRRLILMKEMAEAMDGFDMFVSGSGAVGLTNDTGHPAVIVPYDFGVRNPDADSPTTMPLTTTIVGDLFADDKILNVAQAFQSETDWHLRRPAMEF